The following proteins are encoded in a genomic region of Mycobacterium sp. 155:
- the hrpA gene encoding ATP-dependent RNA helicase HrpA, with the protein MSEPSVAELRSRLDDLTIRDAARLGRRLRNLRDASVPTNLIEQFRAAEALVLTRQAAVPSITYPDLPVTQRRDEIAKAISENQVVIVAGATGSGKTTQLPKICLELGRGIRGTIGHTQPRRLAARTVAQRIADELATPLGEAVGYTVRFTDQASDATLVKLMTDGILLAEIQRDRRLLRYDTLILDEAHERSLNIDFLLGYLRELLPRRPDLKVIVTSATIEPERFARHFGGAEHGYSGGAEHGYSGGAPIVEVSGRTYPVEIRYRPLEVPVTLGDSESDSADPDDPDHEIVRTEIRDPVEAIIDAVAELEAEPPGDVLVFLSGEREIRDAADALRTVVGQNTEVLPLYARLSTADQQKVFQPSRALRRIVLATNVAETSLTVPGIRYVVDPGTARISRYSRRTKVQRLPIEPISQASAAQRAGRSGRTAPGICIRLYSQEDFESRPRYTDPEILRTNLAAVILQMAALGLGDLEGPAQFPFLDPPDPRSIRDGVGLLQELGAFSADGGLTDIGRRLSRLPLDPRIGRMILASEAEGCVAEVLVLAAALSIPDPRERPADREEAARQKHARFADEHSDFVSYLNLWRYLREQRNELSGNAFRRMCREEFLHYLRIREWQDLVGQLRSIARDIGIRESDEPADPSRIHAALAAGLLSHVGMREETRGRDSREFLGARNTRFVLAPGSVLTKKPPHWIVVADLVETSRLFGRIAARIEPEAIERVAGHLVQRSYSEPHWDAKRGTVMAFERVTLYGLPLVARRRVGYAQVDPELARELFIRHALVEGDWQTRHHFFRDNARLRAELEEMEERARRRDLIVGDDDIFALYDARVPADVISARHFDAWWKKQRHQTPNLLTFTRADLLRTDADDEHPDTWQTDDLTLPLSYRFEPGAADDGVTVHVPVGVLARLGGDGFAWQVPALREELVTALIKSLPKDLRRNFVPAPDTARAILPDLDPAAGSLLDEVQRELRRRSGVLVPIDAFDLDKVPEHLRVTFSVESTDGTEVARGKDIDALREQLAVPVAAAVADALGGGLECSGLRSWPEDLDELPRSVENVSGGHTVRGYPAFVDTGNAVDIRVFAAQAEQTAAMGPGLRRLLRLTVPSPVKAIERSLNPRVRLTLNTNPDGTLAALLEDCADAAAGVLLKRTVWTRADFTALAQQAAKELGPTTTAVVNRVQAVLTAAHEVHVALPDKPLPAQADAVADIRSQLDRLLPKGFVTAAGASRLADLARYVTAISRRLERLPQAVAADRERMARVHAVEDAYDDVVQALSQARAVDPKVSEIAWQIEEFRVSLWAQQLGTPRPVSEQRIYKAINAIQN; encoded by the coding sequence GTGTCCGAACCATCAGTCGCCGAGCTGCGCTCCCGCCTCGACGACCTGACGATCCGTGACGCCGCCCGCCTGGGCCGACGGTTGCGGAATCTTCGTGACGCCAGTGTCCCGACGAACCTCATAGAACAATTCCGCGCGGCGGAGGCCCTGGTGCTCACGCGCCAGGCCGCCGTCCCGTCCATCACCTACCCGGATCTACCGGTCACGCAGCGGCGCGACGAGATCGCCAAGGCCATAAGCGAAAACCAGGTGGTGATCGTCGCGGGCGCCACCGGCTCGGGTAAGACGACGCAGCTGCCCAAGATCTGCCTGGAACTCGGGCGCGGCATCCGCGGCACCATCGGTCACACGCAGCCGCGTCGACTGGCCGCGCGGACCGTCGCCCAGCGCATCGCCGACGAGTTGGCGACCCCGCTTGGTGAGGCGGTCGGCTATACCGTGCGGTTCACCGATCAGGCCAGCGACGCAACATTGGTCAAACTGATGACCGACGGCATTCTGCTCGCGGAGATTCAACGAGACCGCCGGCTGCTGCGTTACGACACGCTCATCCTCGACGAAGCCCACGAACGCAGCCTCAACATCGACTTCCTGCTCGGCTATCTGCGAGAGCTGTTGCCGCGGCGGCCCGATCTGAAGGTGATCGTCACCTCGGCGACGATTGAGCCGGAGCGCTTTGCGAGGCACTTCGGCGGTGCCGAACATGGATATAGCGGCGGCGCCGAACATGGATATAGCGGCGGCGCACCGATTGTCGAGGTGTCGGGCCGGACGTATCCGGTCGAGATCCGGTACCGGCCGCTGGAAGTGCCTGTGACGCTCGGTGATTCAGAATCAGACTCGGCCGACCCCGACGATCCCGATCACGAGATCGTGCGTACCGAAATCAGGGATCCGGTCGAAGCCATCATCGATGCGGTCGCCGAGTTGGAAGCCGAGCCACCCGGTGACGTGCTGGTCTTCCTGTCTGGCGAGCGTGAAATCCGGGACGCCGCCGATGCCCTGCGTACGGTGGTCGGCCAGAACACCGAGGTGTTGCCGCTGTATGCGCGGCTGTCGACCGCCGACCAGCAGAAAGTGTTCCAGCCCAGCCGGGCGTTGCGCCGAATTGTGCTGGCCACCAACGTCGCCGAGACTTCGCTGACGGTTCCGGGGATCCGCTACGTCGTCGACCCCGGTACGGCCCGCATCTCCCGCTACAGCCGCCGTACCAAGGTGCAGCGCCTGCCGATCGAACCGATCTCGCAGGCTTCGGCTGCGCAGCGCGCCGGCCGGTCGGGCCGCACCGCACCCGGTATCTGCATCCGGTTGTACTCCCAGGAAGACTTCGAATCCCGGCCCCGCTACACCGATCCGGAGATCCTGCGCACCAACCTAGCCGCGGTCATCCTGCAGATGGCGGCCCTGGGACTCGGTGACCTGGAGGGTCCCGCGCAGTTCCCCTTCCTGGATCCGCCGGATCCGCGCAGCATCCGCGACGGTGTCGGCCTGCTACAGGAACTCGGTGCGTTCAGCGCCGACGGTGGGCTGACCGATATCGGCCGTCGGCTGTCCCGTTTGCCGCTGGACCCCCGGATCGGCCGGATGATCCTCGCCTCCGAGGCCGAAGGTTGCGTGGCCGAGGTGCTGGTGCTGGCAGCCGCGCTGTCGATCCCGGACCCGCGCGAACGTCCCGCCGACCGCGAGGAGGCCGCGCGGCAGAAACACGCCCGGTTCGCCGATGAGCACTCCGATTTCGTGTCCTACCTGAATCTGTGGAGGTATCTGCGAGAGCAACGAAATGAGCTGTCCGGCAATGCCTTCCGACGGATGTGTCGCGAGGAGTTCCTGCACTACCTGCGGATCCGGGAGTGGCAGGATCTGGTGGGGCAGTTGCGCAGCATCGCCCGCGACATCGGAATTCGCGAGAGTGACGAGCCGGCCGACCCGTCGCGCATACATGCCGCGCTTGCGGCGGGTCTGCTGTCGCACGTCGGGATGCGTGAGGAGACCCGCGGACGCGATTCCCGGGAGTTCCTGGGGGCCCGCAACACCCGCTTCGTCCTGGCGCCGGGCTCGGTGCTGACCAAGAAGCCACCCCACTGGATCGTGGTGGCCGATCTGGTGGAGACCAGCAGGTTGTTCGGGCGCATCGCGGCCCGCATCGAGCCCGAGGCGATCGAACGCGTGGCGGGGCATCTGGTACAGCGCAGTTACAGCGAACCACACTGGGATGCCAAGCGCGGCACGGTGATGGCTTTCGAGCGCGTGACGCTCTACGGATTGCCGCTCGTGGCGCGCAGGCGTGTCGGCTATGCGCAGGTGGACCCGGAGTTGGCCCGGGAGCTGTTCATTCGGCACGCGCTCGTCGAGGGGGATTGGCAGACCCGGCACCACTTCTTCCGTGACAACGCGCGGTTGCGCGCAGAGCTGGAGGAGATGGAGGAGCGGGCCCGCCGTCGTGATCTGATCGTCGGCGACGACGATATCTTCGCGCTGTACGACGCCCGCGTTCCCGCGGATGTCATCTCGGCCCGCCACTTCGATGCCTGGTGGAAGAAACAGCGGCACCAGACCCCGAACCTACTTACCTTCACCCGCGCCGATCTGCTGCGTACCGACGCCGACGACGAACACCCTGACACCTGGCAAACCGATGATCTGACGCTGCCGCTCAGCTACCGCTTCGAACCCGGCGCAGCCGACGACGGTGTCACCGTGCATGTTCCGGTGGGAGTGCTGGCCCGCCTCGGTGGCGACGGATTCGCTTGGCAGGTACCCGCTTTGCGGGAGGAGCTGGTGACGGCGTTGATCAAGTCGCTGCCCAAGGACCTGCGGCGCAACTTCGTGCCGGCACCCGACACCGCGCGGGCCATCCTGCCCGATCTCGATCCGGCCGCCGGTTCACTGTTGGACGAGGTGCAACGCGAACTGCGGAGGCGCAGCGGCGTCCTGGTGCCGATCGACGCGTTCGATCTGGACAAGGTACCCGAGCATCTACGGGTGACCTTTTCCGTCGAATCCACCGACGGCACCGAGGTGGCCCGGGGTAAGGACATCGATGCGTTGCGTGAGCAGCTGGCGGTGCCAGTCGCCGCGGCGGTGGCCGACGCTCTCGGAGGAGGCCTGGAATGTAGCGGGTTACGCAGCTGGCCCGAGGATCTCGATGAACTGCCTCGCAGCGTCGAGAACGTCTCGGGCGGTCACACCGTGCGTGGCTACCCGGCGTTCGTGGACACCGGCAACGCCGTGGACATCCGGGTGTTCGCGGCCCAGGCCGAACAGACCGCGGCGATGGGCCCGGGTCTGCGTCGGCTGCTGCGGCTCACGGTGCCTTCACCGGTCAAGGCGATCGAACGCAGTCTGAACCCCCGCGTGCGCCTCACCCTCAACACCAACCCGGACGGCACCCTGGCCGCGCTGCTCGAGGACTGTGCCGATGCGGCGGCCGGTGTTCTGCTGAAGCGGACGGTGTGGACCAGGGCTGATTTCACCGCACTGGCGCAGCAAGCCGCCAAAGAACTGGGGCCGACCACCACGGCCGTGGTGAACCGGGTGCAGGCCGTGCTGACGGCGGCCCACGAGGTACATGTCGCGCTGCCGGACAAACCGCTGCCGGCGCAAGCCGACGCGGTGGCCGACATTCGCTCTCAACTGGACCGCTTGCTGCCCAAGGGGTTTGTGACCGCCGCGGGTGCGTCGCGGTTGGCCGACCTCGCCCGGTATGTCACCGCGATCAGTCGCCGGTTGGAGCGATTGCCGCAGGCCGTGGCTGCCGACCGCGAGCGGATGGCCAGAGTGCACGCTGTCGAGGACGCTTATGACGATGTGGTGCAGGCGCTTTCGCAGGCCCGCGCCGTCGATCCGAAAGTGAGCGAGATCGCGTGGCAGATCGAGGAATTCCGGGTGAGCCTGTGGGCTCAGCAGCTCGGGACCCCGCGCCCGGTCAGCGAGCAGCGTATCTACAAGGCGATCAACGCGATTCAGAACTGA
- a CDS encoding GGDEF domain-containing protein, translating to MSGIPQQTHQFDWLSTYIRDRGLRRRWQWVTALYTAVLAALPLLMIWSPNGPDHLASRMIAVGTAALGFLSALVWLVHWPTRRQSSLFLLAASGVTALGCASLSNPYSALMGCVVFAVLGGFIAYFHTLRYVVGNLVVCAVCAAVFASRLIKDTGDIALAAAAVLTVVVLNTGVPFGIRSLVHALRSDLTVSDHDPLTGLHTRRAFYRSAHGLIRHQAVGSHLVVLVIDLDNFKLLNDTWGHALGDRALARVGAALRDNCPSAAVIGRLGGEEFVVADIHSTPRPADLAERIRRATAALPYPTTASIGSASASLDGAGTTPDPRFLDNVIVAADLAMYAAKRAGGNQACHYADLHPAPLLRERPCLYTDTP from the coding sequence GTGAGCGGGATACCGCAACAGACTCACCAGTTCGACTGGCTCAGCACCTACATCCGGGACCGCGGTCTACGACGCCGCTGGCAGTGGGTGACGGCCCTGTATACCGCCGTGTTGGCGGCGCTTCCGCTGTTGATGATCTGGAGCCCAAACGGTCCCGACCATCTGGCCTCCAGAATGATTGCGGTGGGCACCGCAGCACTCGGATTTCTCAGCGCCCTGGTGTGGCTGGTGCACTGGCCCACCAGAAGGCAGTCGTCGCTGTTTTTGCTGGCTGCGAGCGGTGTTACCGCGCTCGGGTGCGCCTCCCTGTCCAATCCGTACTCGGCCCTCATGGGTTGTGTGGTCTTCGCAGTGCTCGGCGGATTCATCGCGTACTTCCACACTTTGCGCTACGTCGTCGGCAATCTCGTGGTCTGCGCAGTGTGCGCGGCCGTTTTTGCGTCCCGGCTCATCAAGGACACGGGTGATATCGCCCTGGCGGCTGCCGCCGTGCTGACCGTGGTGGTGCTCAATACCGGTGTCCCGTTCGGGATCCGGTCCCTGGTGCACGCCCTGCGCTCGGACCTCACGGTGTCCGATCACGATCCGCTCACCGGCCTGCACACCCGACGCGCCTTCTACCGCTCGGCGCACGGCCTGATTCGGCATCAGGCCGTGGGGTCACATCTGGTGGTCCTCGTGATCGACTTGGACAACTTCAAACTGCTCAACGACACGTGGGGGCATGCCCTCGGGGACCGGGCGCTGGCCCGGGTCGGGGCGGCCTTGCGGGACAACTGCCCGTCGGCGGCGGTGATCGGACGGCTCGGGGGCGAGGAGTTCGTCGTAGCCGACATCCACAGCACACCGCGGCCGGCCGACCTTGCCGAGCGGATTCGCCGGGCGACCGCGGCACTCCCTTACCCCACGACCGCCAGCATCGGCAGCGCCAGCGCCTCACTCGACGGTGCCGGAACAACCCCTGATCCGCGATTCCTCGACAATGTCATCGTCGCGGCCGACCTGGCAATGTATGCGGCCAAACGCGCCGGTGGGAACCAGGCGTGCCACTACGCCGATCTGCATCCCGCCCCCCTGCTCCGCGAGCGACCGTGTCTGTACACCGACACGCCGTGA